A single region of the Magnetospirillum sp. WYHS-4 genome encodes:
- the gpt gene encoding xanthine phosphoribosyltransferase, which produces MAVERRLTWQEVEATAASLCRRLAGDGPWHGVVAVARGGLVPAALVARGLGLRLVDTLCLASYDGRRRGQLDVVKIPESATTEGGEGWLVVDDLVDSGATARKVRQLLPRARIAVLYSKPDGRGMADVWGEEVAQGIWLVFPWETAKLER; this is translated from the coding sequence ATGGCCGTTGAACGCCGTCTGACCTGGCAGGAAGTCGAGGCGACCGCGGCCTCGCTCTGCCGCCGTTTGGCCGGCGACGGGCCTTGGCACGGCGTGGTCGCCGTGGCCCGCGGCGGGTTGGTGCCGGCGGCGCTCGTGGCTCGGGGCCTCGGTCTGCGTTTGGTCGATACGCTGTGCCTAGCCAGCTACGACGGGCGTCGACGGGGCCAACTGGACGTGGTCAAGATTCCCGAATCGGCGACCACCGAGGGGGGGGAGGGCTGGCTGGTGGTGGACGACCTCGTCGACAGCGGCGCCACCGCCCGCAAGGTCCGCCAACTGCTGCCAAGGGCCCGCATCGCCGTGCTCTATTCTAAGCCCGATGGACGGGGGATGGCCGACGTCTGGGGCGAGGAAGTGGCCCAAGGAATCTGGTTGGTCTTTCCCTGGGAAACGGCGAAATTGGAACGATGA